From the Theobroma cacao cultivar B97-61/B2 chromosome 2, Criollo_cocoa_genome_V2, whole genome shotgun sequence genome, one window contains:
- the LOC18609664 gene encoding protein HHL1, chloroplastic: MEVGMSLNALVRLPLSSTSRTHHESLDGLVKHSLFSSRTTTWQQQSQRRQQRGGMLVVEAKGKKGMAARQFQRPPPPPMPKIEDDGNPRFVIFIRMAGVNLWYPLSLITGGTTAKIMVAAKDNFLGKYIYKDTLARNLAAVIYRDEKEIQKTAFKQFRVLQSATDFRYGYKLVENGNVRSALSTNDVIELPTQDQLKTVLDKVKDFFGDAKDSFGKITALNSGTDEESEEKTAEKTKVKG, translated from the exons ATGGAGGTGGGTATGTCGCTAAATGCGCTGGTAAGGCTTCCTTTGTCGAGCACTTCAAGAACCCACCACGAATCACTCGATGGATTGGTGAAGCACTCGCTCTTCAGTTCCAGAACAACGACGTGGCAGCAGCAGAGTCAGAGACGGCAACAGAGAGGAGGGATGCTGGTGGTAGAAGCCAAGGGGAAAAAAGGAATGGCAGCTCGTCAGTTTCAAAGGCCTCCGCCTCCTCCTATGCCTAAGATTGAAGACGATGGCAACCCTCGCTTTGTCATCTTCATCCGCATGGCTGGT GTCAATCTTTGGTACCCGCTTAGTCTCATAACAGGTGGCACCACTGCTAAAATCATGGTTGCAGCAAAGGATAATTTCCTCGGAAAATACATCTACAAAGATACACTTGCTAGAAATCTTGCGGCAGTTATATACAGA GATGAGAAGGAGATACAAAAGACAGCTTTTAAACAATTCCGTGTATTGCAATCTGCAACTGACTTCAGATATGGCTACAAACTTGTT GAAAATGGTAACGTGAGATCTGCGCTTTCTACCAATGATGTTATCGAG cttccAACACAAGACCAGCTTAAAACAGTTCTTGATAAAGTGAAAGACTTCTTTGGCGATGCAAAAGATTCTTTTGGAAAGATAACAGCGCTAAATTCTGGCACAGATGAGGAGTCAGAGGAAAAAACTGCAGAAAAGACCAA GGTTAAAGGTTGA
- the LOC18609663 gene encoding cytochrome P450 71A1: MVTAKKQMDHFTPQTIFLSLLLFLVPLCFILHQRKWHANYRSKLNSQSRSVAPPSPTGLPIIGHLHLLTDMPHHTFSELAQKLGPIIYLRLGQVPTIVVSSAQLARLILKTHDHVFANRPQLISAQYLSFNSSDVTFSPYGPYWRQARKICVTELLSSKRVSSFKFVRDEEVNRLLTALSTRSGSEVNVSELFFSLANDILCRVAFGRRFTEGVGSEGQKRHLAGVLTETQELFAGLCIGDFFPEWEWVHSVSGYKKRLMKNLEELRSVCDEIIEEHLRWRGQEGNKEDFVDVLLRVQKRDDLEVPITDDNLKALVLDMFVAGTDTTAATLEWTMTELARHPELMKKAQEEVRSIAGRTGKVDESHLPHLHCMKAAIKETMRLHPSVPLLVPRESMDECILDGYKIPAKTRVLINTYAIGRDPNSWESPLEYNPKRFEDTDVDVKDQDFRFLPFGGGRRGCPGYTFGLATVEIALARLLFHFDWALPQGVGTDDVDLNEIFGLATRKRTPLVLVPTVNKGL; the protein is encoded by the exons ATGGTTACCGCAAAAAAGCAAAtggaccattttacccctcaaaccatttttctttcactcCTACTCTTTCTCGTCCCCCTCTGCTTCATCCTTCACCAACGAAAATGGCATGCAAACTACAGGTCGAAGCTAAACTCACAGTCACGGTCAGTAGCCCCACCCTCACCGACAGGACTTCCCATAATTGGTCACCTTCACCTCCTCACTGACATGCCACATCACACCTTCTCTGAACTAGCTCAAAAACTCGGTCCCATAATCTACCTCCGACTCGGCCAAGTTCCCACCATCGTCGTCTCCTCCGCTCAACTAGCTCGACTCATTCTCAAGACCCACGACCACGTCTTCGCCAATCGCCCTCAACTCATCTCCGCTCAATACCTCTCCTTCAACTCCTCTGACGTCACGTTTTCGCCTTACGGCCCTTACTGGCGTCAAGCTAGAAAAATCTGCGTCACCGAGCTGCTCAGCTCGAAGCGTGTCAGTTCTTTCAAATTCGTCCGAGACGAAGAGGTGAACCGGTTGCTCACGGCGTTGTCAACTCGATCGGGTTCAGAGGTCAACGTAAGCGAGCTTTTCTTCTCCTTGGCGAATGATATCCTATGTCGAGTGGCATTTGGAAGGAGGTTCACGGAAGGGGTAGGGTCAGAAGGGCAAAAGAGACATTTGGCAGGGGTGCTGACCGAGACGCAGGAGCTGTTCGCTGGGCTGTGCATAGGCGATTTTTTTCCCGAGTGGGAGTGGGTTCACTCAGTGAGTGGGTACAAGAAGAGGTTGATGAAGAATTTGGAAGAGTTACGGAGTGTTTGCGATGAGATAATAGAGGAGCATTTGCGCTGGAGAGGGCAGGAAGGGAATAAAGAGGATTTCGTAGATGTTTTGTTAAGGGTGCAAAAACGGGATGACTTGGAAGTGCCCATTACGGATGACAATCTCAAGGCTCTTGTTCTG GACATGTTCGTTGCTGGAACTGATACAACAGCTGCAACCCTAGAATGGACAATGACAGAGTTGGCTAGACACCCGGAATTGATGAAGAAAGCACAAGAAGAGGTTCGAAGCATTGCAGGTAGAACCGGAAAAGTTGATGAGAGTCATCTACCGCACCTTCACTGCATGAAAGCTGCGATCAAGGAGACAATGAGATTGCATCCATCGGTTCCTTTACTGGTTCCACGAGAATCCATGGATGAATGCATTCTGGATGGCTACAAAATACCTGCCAAAACTCGAGTCCTGATCAATACCTATGCTATAGGAAGGGACCCAAATTCATGGGAGAGTCCTCTGGAATATAATCCTAAGAGGTTTGAGGATACAGACGTTGATGTCAAGGATCAAGACTTTAGATTTCTACCATTTGGCGGTGGGAGACGAGGTTGCCCTGGTTACACATTTGGTCTGGCAACAGTTGAGATTGCACTTGCTCGGCTCTTGTTTCACTTTGATTGGGCGTTGCCTCAAGGAGTTGGCACTGATGATGTGGACCTTAATGAGATTTTTGGTCTAGCTACAAGAAAAAGAACCCCTCTAGTACTAGTCCCAACGGTGAACAAAGGACTATAA